A section of the Humulus lupulus chromosome 2, drHumLupu1.1, whole genome shotgun sequence genome encodes:
- the LOC133816339 gene encoding polcalcin Syr v 3-like, translated as MENNNIKSIFTKLDINKDGQISAVELGESLKKLGSVTAEEVQRMMEEIDTDGNGFISFKEFSDFADANTGLIKDVAKIF; from the coding sequence AtggaaaataataatataaagagTATTTTCACCAAGTTGGACATCAATAAGGACGGACAAATCTCGGCGGTTGAGCTGGGTGAGTCGCTCAAAAAACTTGGCTCCGTCACGGCCGAAGAGGTCCAACGGATGATGGAAGAGATCGACACTGATGGGAACGGCTTCATCTCTTTTAAGGAGTTCTCCGATTTTGCCGATGCAAACACTGGATTGATCAAGGATGTCGCCAAGATATtctaa